The Gemmatimonadales bacterium genome segment GGCCGCCATCACCTCTCCGCCGGCGGCGCTGGCGAAGCACGCGCCCGCGCCCACCCCGGCCGGGGGCCGGTCGGCGGCGAGCGTCACCGGCGCACCGAGCGACGTCAGTGCTTCGGCTAACATCGCGTGGATCGCCAGGTAGGTGTCGCGCAGACAGCCGAACGCCGCGGCCGGAGCTGCGACGCTGTACGTCACCTCACGGTGATGCCACACGGCGCGCCCGCCCGTGGGCCGCCGAACCACGGGCAGGCCCTGACGCTCGATCGCGGCACGGTCGTACCTACGCGTCGCCGGCTCGTTGCGCCCGAACGAGAGAGTGGGCGGGTCCCAAGCATAAAGGCGGAGCGTGCAGAGTCCGTCTCCCTCGGCTGCCTCCAGCAGCGCCTGGTCGAACGCCATGTTCCAGACGCCGGAGGCGGGGGGATCGAGGAGAAGGAGCCAGGTCACGGCCGGGAGCCGGCTCGCCTCACTCTACCACTGTCCTGCCCTGCTCCCGCATGAACTGCTGCACGTAGTACATGCTGCCCGCCGACTTCCCCGAGGAGCCGGACCCCTTCCAGCCGCCGAAGGGCTGGTGACCCGGCCACGCGCCCGTCGTCGCGCCCTGAGGGCGGTTGGCGTAACAGACCCCCGCTTCGATGTGCTCGAAGAACCACTGCGCTTCCTTCTTGCTGCCGTAGAACCCCGCGGTCAGGCCGTAGTCCACGTCGTTGGCGCGCCGCATCGCCTCGTCGAGCGAGTCCACCTCGGCGATCATCGCGACCGGCAGGAACATCTCGTGTTTCCAGAGCCGGTGGCTCTCCGGCGCTTCGGCCAGGGTCGGGGCGCAAAACGAGCCCTTCGCCATGTCGCCGTCCGTGAGCCGCTTCCCGCCGAACAGGATACGACCCGACCGGCGCAGCTCTTCCACGTACCCCTCGTACTCCTTCGCCGCACCATCGTTGATCACCGGGCCGAGGTAGTTCTCGAGTTCCGTCGGGTCGCCGATCTTCGTCTGCTCGAGCAGAACGAGCAGCTTCCTGGTAAACGCTTCCTTGGCCGGCTTCTCCACGAAGATCCGTGAGGCGGCGGAACACTTCTGGCCCTGGAGGCCGAACGCGGAACGGAAGACCCCGAGTGCCGCACGGTCGAGGTTCGCGCGCTTCGAGACGATCACCGGGTTCTTGCCGCCCATCTCGGCGATGCACGGGCGCGGGTGGGCGCCAGCGGCGAAGTGCCGGTAGATGCGCATCCCGACGTCGTATGATCCGGTGAAGGTGATGCCGTCGACGCCTGGGTTGCTCATCAACTCCTGCCCGCAGGTGCTGCCGGGACCGGTCACGAAGTTGAAGACGCCCTGCGGCAGCCCGGCGTCCAGGAAGCAGCGCGCCAGCAGGTAACCCGTCCACGGCGTGTCGGTCGCCGGCTTGAAGACCACGGTGTTGCCGGCGACGAGCGCACCGCCCGACGGGCCGCCGGCCAGCGCGACCGGGAAGTTGAACGGCGAGATCACGGCCCACACGCCGTAGGGCCTGAGGACGCTCAGGTTCCGCGCCTTGTAGCCCTTGAGCGGATCGCTGCGCAACGGCTTCTCGAAGCCGTTGTTCTTCTCTACCTGGTCGCAGTAGTACTCGATCAGGTCGGCCGTCTCCTGCACGTCGGCCAGAGCCTCCATGCGGTTCTTCCCGACCTCGAGCGCGTCGATCGCAGCGAAGTCGTACACGCGCCTGGTGATGAGCCCGGTGGCCTTGCGCAGCAGTCGCACCCGCTCCTGCCACCTCAGCCTGCTCCACGCGGGGAAGGCGGCGCGCGCGGCGGCGATCGCGTCCTTCGCGTCCTGGGCGGTCCCTTTCTGGAAGGTGCCCAGCAGCCACGAGTTGTCTATCGGGCTCCGGTCCTCGAACTTCTCGGCCGCGAGGCGTTCCCTGCCCCCGACGAGCATCGGGTACTCGCGCCCGAGGTCGCTCTTCACGCGGGCGAGCGCCTTCTCGAAGTTGCGGTGCAGCCCCAGCGGCGGATCGAACATCGTGGCGTAGGTGAGGCGGAAGCCGGGCAACTTCTTCTTCTTCGACTTGAGAGGCACGCGAATGCTCCGGTGGGTTGGTTGTAGGTGGGTCAAGACTAGCTAGCCTTCCGCCCGCTTTCCAGGGGACGGCACTCTGGCCGGCTGGCTCGTCGCTCGCGTCCCGATCGGTCCGTGCAGTCGCAGTCGGACCGCGTGCGCGCCGAGCTGACACGGCTGGAAAGCGGCCGCTAGACTGCCTTATTGCGTCCGTAATACCTTTCATGTAATATATATGCCATGAAGCGGACGACGGTGTTCCTGGACGAGGCCCTACTCAAGCGGCTC includes the following:
- a CDS encoding aldehyde dehydrogenase family protein; protein product: MPLKSKKKKLPGFRLTYATMFDPPLGLHRNFEKALARVKSDLGREYPMLVGGRERLAAEKFEDRSPIDNSWLLGTFQKGTAQDAKDAIAAARAAFPAWSRLRWQERVRLLRKATGLITRRVYDFAAIDALEVGKNRMEALADVQETADLIEYYCDQVEKNNGFEKPLRSDPLKGYKARNLSVLRPYGVWAVISPFNFPVALAGGPSGGALVAGNTVVFKPATDTPWTGYLLARCFLDAGLPQGVFNFVTGPGSTCGQELMSNPGVDGITFTGSYDVGMRIYRHFAAGAHPRPCIAEMGGKNPVIVSKRANLDRAALGVFRSAFGLQGQKCSAASRIFVEKPAKEAFTRKLLVLLEQTKIGDPTELENYLGPVINDGAAKEYEGYVEELRRSGRILFGGKRLTDGDMAKGSFCAPTLAEAPESHRLWKHEMFLPVAMIAEVDSLDEAMRRANDVDYGLTAGFYGSKKEAQWFFEHIEAGVCYANRPQGATTGAWPGHQPFGGWKGSGSSGKSAGSMYYVQQFMREQGRTVVE